One segment of Micromonospora parathelypteridis DNA contains the following:
- a CDS encoding PLP-dependent cysteine synthase family protein codes for MAPTDVIDAIGHTPLVRLRLGETSGVAVYAKLEMQNLFAMKDRVARRIILAARESGELKPDAPIVESSSGSMAMGVALVGRALGHEVHIVTDPRIDQITLAKLHSLGCEVHIVPAMTSGGWQSARLELLDDLLTRLPGAFWPQQYSNPDNPLSYTTLAAELLGELDRVDVLVASVGSGGSSCGTVRALREVGETVRAIGVDSVGSMLFHQPDRAGRLQSGLGNSLMPANLDHSVFDEVHWLNDHEAFSATRRLAQEQQIFAGNTSGSVYCVLRHLARTAEPGSTVLGVFPDRGDRYWESVYSDEYWRRTGLDSQPIAEEPARVTYGTPVHSWSCSYPGGRPA; via the coding sequence ATGGCCCCCACGGATGTGATCGACGCCATCGGCCACACGCCCTTGGTCAGACTGCGGCTGGGCGAGACCTCGGGGGTGGCTGTCTACGCCAAGCTCGAGATGCAGAACCTCTTCGCGATGAAGGATCGGGTGGCACGCCGCATCATCCTCGCGGCGCGCGAGAGCGGGGAACTCAAGCCCGACGCGCCCATAGTCGAGAGTTCATCGGGTTCGATGGCGATGGGTGTCGCCCTGGTCGGCAGGGCGCTGGGCCACGAGGTGCACATCGTCACCGACCCACGGATCGACCAGATCACGCTGGCGAAGCTGCACTCGCTCGGCTGCGAGGTGCACATCGTGCCGGCGATGACGAGCGGCGGCTGGCAGAGTGCGCGGCTGGAACTGCTCGACGACCTGCTCACCCGGCTGCCCGGCGCGTTCTGGCCGCAGCAGTACAGCAATCCCGACAATCCGCTGTCCTACACGACGCTCGCCGCCGAGTTGCTCGGCGAGCTCGACCGCGTGGATGTGCTCGTGGCGTCGGTCGGCAGCGGCGGCTCGTCCTGCGGGACGGTTCGCGCGCTGCGGGAGGTCGGAGAAACCGTCCGCGCCATCGGCGTCGACAGCGTCGGCAGCATGCTGTTCCATCAGCCCGACCGGGCCGGCCGCCTGCAGAGCGGGCTCGGCAACAGCCTGATGCCGGCCAACCTCGACCACTCCGTCTTCGACGAGGTGCACTGGCTCAACGACCACGAGGCGTTCTCCGCCACCCGCCGGTTGGCGCAGGAGCAGCAGATCTTCGCCGGGAACACGTCCGGGTCGGTGTACTGCGTCCTGCGCCACCTCGCCCGGACCGCTGAGCCCGGCAGCACCGTCCTCGGTGTGTTCCCCGACCGCGGCGACCGCTACTGGGAGAGCGTCTACAGCGACGAGTACTGGCGACGTACCGGCCTGGACAGCCAGCCGATCGCCGAGGAGCCTGCCCGGGTCACCTACGGGACACCCGTGCACTCCTGGTCGTGCAGCTACCCAGGGGGGAGGCCGGCGTGA
- a CDS encoding GntG family PLP-dependent aldolase, with product MIELRSDTFTVPTPKMRKAMAAAPVGDDVYGEDPTVRRLEEVAADLLGKESACLMPSGTMANLAALLAQAPRGSTAIVGAESDIYVYEAAGASVCGGIGYLPVSVEADGSLRMAELVDALSIDQDDPQFARPAVICLEDTQNRRCGAVVPQDHLGAVYAQARHHGVAVHLDGARLFNAAVAAGRPAAELARGADTVQVCLSKGLSAPIGSMLAGRADAVANARRARKMLGGGMRQAGVIAAAGLIALTEMTDRLADDHALARRLADGLATVSDLVVENPRPQTNIVMFRAADPRLSWQSIVREAASLGLRVGELGHGRIRAVTHRGVTREQIDQSVEILSQAVRRALAASSTRQPTGA from the coding sequence ATGATCGAGCTGCGCAGTGACACCTTCACCGTCCCGACCCCGAAGATGCGCAAGGCGATGGCGGCCGCGCCGGTCGGCGACGACGTGTACGGCGAGGACCCGACGGTACGCCGTCTCGAGGAGGTCGCCGCCGACCTGCTCGGCAAGGAGAGCGCCTGTCTGATGCCGAGCGGGACGATGGCCAACCTCGCGGCCCTCCTGGCGCAGGCGCCGCGCGGTTCCACCGCGATCGTCGGGGCGGAGTCCGACATCTACGTCTACGAGGCCGCCGGCGCCTCGGTGTGCGGCGGCATCGGGTATCTGCCGGTGTCCGTCGAAGCCGACGGATCGCTTCGAATGGCCGAACTGGTCGACGCGCTGTCGATCGACCAGGACGATCCCCAGTTCGCCCGCCCCGCCGTGATCTGTCTGGAGGACACCCAGAACCGCCGGTGCGGCGCCGTCGTGCCGCAAGATCACCTGGGAGCGGTGTACGCGCAGGCCCGCCACCACGGCGTCGCGGTGCACCTGGACGGCGCCCGCCTGTTCAACGCCGCCGTGGCCGCCGGGCGGCCCGCCGCCGAGCTGGCCCGTGGGGCCGACACGGTGCAGGTGTGCCTCTCCAAGGGGTTGTCCGCGCCGATCGGCTCAATGCTCGCCGGGCGGGCGGACGCCGTGGCCAACGCCCGCCGGGCCCGCAAGATGCTCGGCGGCGGCATGCGCCAGGCCGGCGTCATCGCCGCCGCCGGGCTCATCGCCCTGACGGAGATGACCGACCGGCTCGCCGACGACCACGCCCTGGCGCGCCGCCTCGCCGACGGACTGGCCACCGTGAGCGATCTCGTGGTGGAGAACCCGCGTCCGCAGACCAACATCGTCATGTTCCGCGCCGCCGATCCTCGTCTCTCCTGGCAGTCGATCGTGCGCGAGGCGGCGTCGCTGGGACTGCGGGTCGGGGAACTGGGCCACGGGCGCATCCGCGCCGTGACCCACCGAGGCGTCACCCGCGAGCAGATCGACCAATCTGTCGAGATCCTCTCCCAGGCCGTCCGCCGGGCGCTCGCGGCGTCGAGTACCCGCCAACCGACAGGAGCGTGA
- a CDS encoding LOG family protein, whose product MTHMQHSPTLSVCVFCGARPGVSPAMTRAAEEVGRLIGERGHRLVYGGGGSGLMGSVAWSAFHAGAPITGVIPAFLAERERSIAAPPQSVELSHTMNDRKQSMLGHADVFLALAGGYGTLDEVLDVLSLRYLGMLRKPIVLLDVEGCWDQLENLVADVHVRGYAQNSLEPLYEVRTTPTSALSTLEHQWSATFANPAATRAVPVGSIDPAGRRLAVEPL is encoded by the coding sequence ATGACACACATGCAGCACTCGCCCACCCTCTCCGTGTGCGTCTTCTGCGGAGCCCGACCGGGCGTCAGCCCGGCGATGACCCGAGCGGCCGAGGAGGTCGGCCGCCTGATCGGCGAGCGAGGCCACCGGCTCGTCTACGGCGGCGGCGGTAGCGGGCTGATGGGCTCGGTGGCGTGGTCCGCGTTCCACGCTGGCGCGCCGATCACCGGCGTGATCCCGGCGTTCCTCGCCGAACGCGAGCGGTCGATCGCGGCCCCACCGCAGTCGGTGGAGCTGAGCCACACGATGAACGATCGCAAGCAGAGCATGCTCGGGCACGCGGACGTCTTCCTCGCGCTGGCCGGCGGCTACGGCACCCTCGACGAGGTACTCGACGTGCTGTCGCTGCGCTACCTCGGGATGCTCCGCAAGCCGATCGTCCTCCTCGACGTCGAGGGCTGCTGGGACCAGCTCGAAAACCTGGTCGCCGACGTCCACGTGCGCGGTTACGCGCAGAACAGCCTCGAACCGCTCTACGAGGTCCGCACCACGCCGACCAGCGCGCTGTCCACCCTGGAGCACCAGTGGTCGGCCACGTTCGCGAACCCGGCAGCCACCCGTGCCGTACCCGTGGGGTCCATCGACCCCGCCGGCCGCCGCCTGGCGGTCGAGCCGCTGTGA
- a CDS encoding Zn-dependent hydrolase codes for MTAALTKNVARVNAERLLATMAEMSRFGAQPNGGITRPGFSEPERKARDHLARRATEQGFLSTVDAAGNLIIRRPGADPTKPTLMLGSHLDSVTNGGQFDGTYGVVAALEVLRQLTAEGRTGWLEPVVVAFSNEEGAKFPYPFFGSRAVVGQSALPSNVTHGAREELAIELRLSGGDIDRQESARWPTPIGAYLEVHIEQGPTLERAGVPIGVVDTINGRTIVEIEIRGRQAHAGTTPMNQRADALATAARVILVIERAAREQRLCSVSTVGNASVTPGEANVVAGEVHLTAEIRDSNRGRLRRAEAAIRAELDTFRVSEATLVHIDVTMRTDPVAADATVSSVIREAASSLELEHLVLSSGAGHDAQIIAAEAPIGMIFVPSRGGVSHAPEEYTDDEDLVHGANVLLQSAILLMEQEGLQG; via the coding sequence ATGACCGCAGCACTGACCAAGAACGTCGCTCGGGTGAACGCCGAGCGGCTGCTGGCGACGATGGCGGAAATGTCCCGGTTCGGCGCGCAGCCCAACGGCGGCATCACCCGCCCGGGCTTCTCGGAGCCGGAGCGGAAGGCTCGCGACCACCTCGCCCGGCGCGCCACTGAGCAAGGCTTTCTCAGCACGGTGGACGCGGCCGGCAATCTGATCATCCGGCGCCCCGGCGCCGATCCGACCAAGCCCACCCTCATGCTGGGCTCGCACCTCGACAGCGTGACCAACGGCGGTCAGTTCGACGGTACGTACGGCGTCGTGGCGGCCCTGGAGGTGCTGAGGCAGCTCACCGCCGAAGGGCGAACCGGCTGGCTGGAGCCGGTCGTCGTCGCCTTCAGCAACGAGGAGGGCGCGAAGTTCCCGTACCCCTTCTTCGGCTCTCGGGCGGTGGTGGGCCAGTCGGCGCTGCCGTCCAATGTCACCCACGGCGCCCGCGAGGAGCTGGCGATCGAGCTGCGGCTCAGCGGCGGCGACATCGACCGGCAGGAGTCCGCCCGCTGGCCCACGCCGATCGGGGCGTACCTGGAGGTACACATCGAGCAGGGGCCGACGTTGGAGCGCGCGGGGGTACCGATCGGCGTCGTCGACACCATCAACGGACGCACGATCGTCGAGATCGAGATCCGCGGGCGGCAGGCGCACGCCGGCACCACCCCGATGAACCAGCGGGCGGACGCGCTCGCCACGGCGGCCCGGGTGATTCTCGTCATCGAGCGCGCCGCCCGCGAACAACGGCTGTGCTCGGTCTCCACGGTCGGCAACGCCTCGGTCACGCCGGGAGAGGCCAACGTGGTCGCCGGCGAGGTCCACCTCACGGCGGAGATCCGCGACTCCAACCGTGGCCGACTGCGCCGCGCGGAGGCGGCGATCCGGGCCGAGCTGGACACGTTCCGGGTCAGCGAGGCGACCCTGGTCCACATCGACGTCACCATGCGGACCGATCCGGTGGCCGCCGACGCCACGGTCAGCTCGGTCATCCGGGAGGCCGCCAGTTCGCTCGAGCTGGAACACCTGGTGCTGTCCAGCGGCGCCGGCCACGACGCCCAGATCATCGCCGCGGAGGCGCCGATCGGCATGATCTTCGTGCCCAGTCGCGGCGGCGTCAGCCACGCGCCCGAGGAGTACACCGATGACGAGGACCTGGTGCACGGAGCCAATGTCCTGCTGCAGTCGGCTATCTTGCTGATGGAGCAGGAAGGACTGCAGGGATGA
- a CDS encoding GHMP family kinase ATP-binding protein, with translation MSPARPTSTTSAQPAMVKGDDAMTESPLALAPIASERAHPQVGTGTAHGTFGELLQGVLPDDVDFLVTLPIQRGVRVRVILDPEATELTVSPAGKTKSLLLARSLLRSLGHHGGGHLIISSDLPVGKGLASSSADLVAVARAVGQALGQPLGPQDIEALLREIEPSDGIMYSDVVAFRHREVRLHRRLGPLPPLTIVGLDEGGEIDTVQFNRLPKPFQPRDKCEYAELLDQISQAMLLGDVAEIGRVATRSAEMNQRLHPKKTLPAMVSLCRAADGLGVVVAHSGTAVGILLSPDEPDYDERLRLVHRGCAALRPTVWIDQVHCPREPYQIMEKATWPPRM, from the coding sequence GTGAGCCCCGCCCGTCCTACTTCAACGACCTCTGCCCAACCAGCCATGGTGAAGGGTGATGACGCGATGACCGAAAGTCCTCTCGCTCTCGCGCCGATCGCGTCGGAGCGCGCGCATCCGCAGGTCGGCACTGGCACGGCGCACGGCACGTTCGGCGAGTTGCTGCAGGGAGTCCTTCCCGACGACGTCGACTTCCTCGTCACGCTCCCGATCCAGCGCGGAGTGCGGGTACGCGTCATCCTCGACCCCGAAGCCACCGAGCTGACCGTCTCGCCGGCGGGCAAGACCAAGTCCCTGCTCCTGGCCCGCAGCCTGCTTCGGTCGCTGGGCCACCACGGCGGCGGCCACCTGATCATCTCCAGCGACCTCCCTGTCGGGAAGGGGCTGGCCAGTTCCTCGGCCGACTTGGTCGCCGTCGCCCGCGCGGTCGGTCAGGCGCTCGGCCAGCCCCTCGGGCCTCAGGACATCGAGGCGTTGCTGCGCGAGATCGAACCCTCCGACGGAATCATGTACTCCGACGTGGTGGCGTTCCGCCACCGGGAGGTGCGGCTGCACCGGCGGCTGGGACCGCTGCCGCCATTGACCATCGTCGGCCTCGACGAAGGCGGCGAGATCGACACGGTTCAGTTCAACCGGCTGCCCAAGCCCTTCCAACCGCGCGACAAGTGCGAGTACGCCGAGCTTCTGGACCAGATCTCGCAGGCCATGCTGCTCGGGGACGTCGCGGAAATCGGGCGGGTGGCCACCCGCAGCGCCGAGATGAACCAACGACTGCACCCCAAGAAGACGCTGCCGGCGATGGTCAGTCTCTGTAGAGCGGCCGACGGCCTTGGCGTGGTGGTGGCGCACAGCGGCACGGCCGTCGGGATCTTGCTGTCGCCCGACGAGCCCGACTACGACGAGCGTCTGCGACTGGTACACCGCGGTTGCGCCGCGCTACGACCCACCGTCTGGATCGACCAGGTCCACTGTCCTCGCGAGCCCTACCAGATCATGGAGAAGGCGACATGGCCCCCACGGATGTGA
- a CDS encoding ATP-grasp domain-containing protein translates to MKRIVFIESNTTGSGMVALRRAHELGWLPCFVTRSPGRYPQLAEIPHDLLICDTNTPSQLSTAIAARWPEGIVGVTTTSEFYLPAVARVAAELGLPGNPWEVMVTCRDKAAVRRVLDHHGVGQPAYVVVGSPAEADRAVARLGLPCVVKPVDGSGSQGVLLCHDTGEVRHQVSDILASKTNVRGQPAPRVVLLEQYVTGPEFSVETFSDAGSVTCVGITAKTVGSPPSFVEARHIYPAPLPAGVADELAATVERALKALGFEQGPAHTEVRWTTNGPAIIEVNARLAGGMIPELVRLATGVDLLTQQLHVATGRPVELTARRRGVTGIHFITAPERGVLRAIDGLHRARSVGGVQQVHLTVEAGQAVAPPRDAYGRVGFVIAKGRSAATVERILDRAVAEIAWEVEPE, encoded by the coding sequence GTGAAACGCATCGTCTTCATCGAATCGAACACGACCGGCAGTGGCATGGTGGCACTCCGGCGGGCCCACGAACTGGGCTGGCTGCCGTGCTTCGTCACCCGCTCGCCGGGCCGATACCCGCAGCTCGCGGAGATCCCGCACGACCTGCTGATCTGCGACACGAACACGCCCAGCCAGCTCTCCACGGCCATCGCCGCGCGCTGGCCGGAGGGGATCGTCGGGGTGACCACCACCAGCGAGTTCTACCTGCCCGCGGTGGCCCGGGTGGCGGCCGAGCTCGGCCTGCCCGGCAACCCGTGGGAGGTCATGGTCACCTGCCGGGACAAGGCCGCGGTCCGCCGCGTCCTCGACCACCACGGCGTCGGGCAGCCGGCGTACGTCGTCGTCGGCTCGCCCGCCGAGGCCGACCGGGCGGTGGCGCGACTGGGCCTGCCGTGCGTCGTGAAGCCGGTGGACGGCTCCGGATCGCAGGGCGTGCTGCTGTGCCACGACACCGGCGAGGTCCGCCATCAGGTGTCGGACATCCTGGCCAGCAAGACCAATGTTCGCGGCCAGCCCGCGCCGCGCGTCGTGCTGCTGGAGCAGTACGTCACGGGTCCGGAGTTCAGCGTCGAGACCTTCAGCGACGCCGGCAGTGTCACCTGCGTCGGTATCACGGCGAAGACCGTGGGGTCGCCGCCGTCGTTCGTCGAGGCACGCCACATCTATCCGGCACCACTGCCAGCCGGTGTCGCCGACGAGCTGGCCGCCACGGTCGAGCGCGCGCTCAAGGCGCTCGGCTTCGAGCAGGGCCCGGCACACACCGAGGTTCGCTGGACGACGAACGGTCCCGCGATCATCGAGGTCAACGCCCGCCTCGCCGGTGGGATGATCCCGGAGCTGGTACGGCTCGCGACCGGCGTGGATCTGCTGACACAGCAACTGCACGTGGCCACTGGACGGCCGGTCGAGCTGACTGCCCGGCGCCGCGGCGTCACCGGTATCCACTTCATCACGGCGCCGGAGCGCGGCGTCCTGCGAGCAATCGACGGCCTGCACCGAGCGCGGAGCGTGGGCGGCGTGCAGCAGGTCCACCTGACCGTCGAGGCCGGCCAGGCGGTGGCGCCGCCACGCGATGCGTACGGCCGCGTCGGCTTCGTCATTGCCAAGGGCAGATCGGCCGCGACAGTCGAGCGGATTCTCGACCGCGCCGTCGCCGAGATCGCGTGGGAGGTAGAGCCGGAATGA